In Cryomorphaceae bacterium, the genomic stretch ACCTGGATATAGATTTGCGAAAATGTCCCTGGCATGATACTTTTTTGTTATTGTTTTCAGATATATATTGTTGGACTTCGAATTAATTTCCAGCGTTGAATTGTCATCGTTACATTTTCAGAAAACCCAATAACCTCCCTAGCGCAAACTCTTGCTTCTCCAAAGATGCAGAAAGTAAGATAGAGGGCAAAATGGGCGGGAGGGATCTTTTGTTCGGGGAATGGATGGACGCGCTTGGAATCAATACTGAGGCAATTGTCTTGATTTGTGGTTTGGCTCTTGGAGTCGGAGGTTCATTTTAGGGTGCATTTTTGTTCGCAGAATTTCACAATCCCGAAGGGATTGAAGCTACATAGCATTGTATGTTACGGGTGATATTCGACCCCGACGGGGTCGCACCCTTTTTCGGTGATTTTCATTTTGATGTCGCCAAGAGCCCCCTTCAAGCCGTTTACCAATCACCCCCATCTTTTCTACCCCATCTCACGCCCCTTTGCCCGGAGGTGCGTAGCTTTGCCTCCCTAAAACCCATGCTATGATGCGTCTTTCGGTTTCTTTGGTTCTTGTGGTTGTGATGGCTTTTGCCCTGGTGCGCTGTGCGTCTCCGGAGACGGCAAATACCGAAGACAAAACCTACCTCTTTGGCGGTCCGGCACAGGGAACGTCATACATGGTGAAATACCACGGCCCGGGTCTTGCCGACCACCAGCAAAGCGTGGATTCCATCCTCAAAGCCATTGACCAATCGCTGAGCACCTACGTTCCCAACTCAACTATTTCGCGGTTCAACAACCAGATGGAGTTTACCACCAACGACAAGCATTTTATAAGAATGCTGTTCGATTCCAAAGATATTCGGGATATGAGCGATGGAGCCTTTGAACCTGCCGTGATGCCGCTCGTAAAAGCGTGGGGATTTGGCCCGGAAGGCCCGCGGATAGAGGAGCCCATGAATATGGATTCATTGCTTGCATTGGTGTCGTGGGATTTCGACATGCAGGTAACCACCGCCGCCGAACACGGAGGTAGCGTGCGCGAAACCATTGTACACATCGAAAAAACGCAACCCATTACGCTCGACTTCAATGGGATTGCACAGGGTTATACGGTGGATGTGATATATAATTTTCTCCGCTCCCAAGGTGTTGAAAACCTGATGGTTGAAGTAGGAGGGGAGCTGCGCGCAGGCGGCGTAAACGAGCAAAACCAACCGTGGTCTATTGGTGTGGACGATCCCACAAGCGAAACCGAGCGCGGCACGCAGGCGGTGATTCTGCTCAACAATCAGGCAGTGGCTACCTCGGGCAGCTATCGCAAATTCTACGAAAAAGACGGCAAACGCCTGTCGCACACCATCAATCCACAAACGGGTTACCCTGTAGATCACCAGTTGCTGAGCGCTACGGTTGTAACCTCTTCTGCTGCCCTTGCCGACGCCTTTGCCACTGTGTTTATGGTGTACGGTCCGTGGCGAAGTATGGAGTTTTTTGCCGAAAACCCCGAAAGCGGTTTATATGCCCTGCTGGTGTATTACGACGATGAGGGAGAACTTCAAACCTACCTGAGTCCGGGTATGGAAGACAAAATCCGCAAAGACCCCGCAGAGTAGTTAGCGCACACCCTTGACGATCCGGTTCCCGAAGTATTCCCAAATGGTGGGGTGGTACCACAGCCTGCCCCGTTCAGAGTGCGCATGCCCCTGCATGTTTCCACGGCACAGGGCTTCAAATTGCTGCACGAGCATCTGCACACCCACAGCCATTTGCAGCACCGGATAGGTCGCAAACTGATCCTTCGGGGCGGGTTCCACGCAGCGCTGCTCAATCACGCCACCGGTGTCAATACCGCTGTCCACAAGGTGCAGGGTAGTGCCGAACCGCGCTGCATCTCCTTGCGCCAGCGCCCAGTAGCCGCCGTGCACCCCGCGGTATTCGGGTGTGATGCCTGTGTGAATGTTTACCACCGTTGCGCTGATTTGTTGCAGCGTTTCCTTCCGCAAAATTCTTGTACCGCAAAGAACCACAAGGTCCGGACGGAGCGATTGCACAAGCTCCACACATTGGGAGCTGTTGGCGGAGGGAACGGCGATGATTTTTTCGGGTGGAACTGGAGCCGTGCTTAAATCATACTCGTTCAGAATTTCCTGAACCCGACTTGCGCCAGTGGCTTCGAGCAGAGGCATCACCCCAAGTTGAAATTTCAGTTGCCCGATGACTTTGATGATTCCAAGTTTTTTGATGCGCTTTTTCACCAGTTCTGCGCGCGATTGCGGCTGTTCCAACACCATATGTATATCGTCGGCAAGGGCTTGCAGGGCGTGAAAAATCATTCGGGTACCCATGCCATCGGTGGCGAGCAGCACAACGCGTTTACTCATGAAAATTCAGGTTGCAGATACGAAGCTAGTTCGCCCATGTTCACGCTTTCGAAGCCGTATTTGGCGTGCAGCGCTTGGTATTGCTGCAGGATTCTCTC encodes the following:
- a CDS encoding FAD:protein FMN transferase; this encodes MMRLSVSLVLVVVMAFALVRCASPETANTEDKTYLFGGPAQGTSYMVKYHGPGLADHQQSVDSILKAIDQSLSTYVPNSTISRFNNQMEFTTNDKHFIRMLFDSKDIRDMSDGAFEPAVMPLVKAWGFGPEGPRIEEPMNMDSLLALVSWDFDMQVTTAAEHGGSVRETIVHIEKTQPITLDFNGIAQGYTVDVIYNFLRSQGVENLMVEVGGELRAGGVNEQNQPWSIGVDDPTSETERGTQAVILLNNQAVATSGSYRKFYEKDGKRLSHTINPQTGYPVDHQLLSATVVTSSAALADAFATVFMVYGPWRSMEFFAENPESGLYALLVYYDDEGELQTYLSPGMEDKIRKDPAE
- a CDS encoding formyl transferase — its product is MSKRVVLLATDGMGTRMIFHALQALADDIHMVLEQPQSRAELVKKRIKKLGIIKVIGQLKFQLGVMPLLEATGASRVQEILNEYDLSTAPVPPEKIIAVPSANSSQCVELVQSLRPDLVVLCGTRILRKETLQQISATVVNIHTGITPEYRGVHGGYWALAQGDAARFGTTLHLVDSGIDTGGVIEQRCVEPAPKDQFATYPVLQMAVGVQMLVQQFEALCRGNMQGHAHSERGRLWYHPTIWEYFGNRIVKGVR